A window of the Lysinibacillus irui genome harbors these coding sequences:
- a CDS encoding DUF1273 domain-containing protein → MITGYKPHELGIFNDKHPGIVIIKKALEARLRTLLDEGLEWVIISGQQGVESWSAEVVLMLKKEYPNLKYAVITPFLEQEKNWQDPKKEKYQALIAQADFVTSVTKKPYEAPWQFIEKDKFIIQNTDGLLLIYDEENEGSPKYIKRLAEKYMESHDYSLLTINAYDLQVIAEEIQQQDW, encoded by the coding sequence ATGATTACTGGCTATAAGCCACATGAACTTGGTATTTTTAATGATAAACACCCTGGCATTGTCATTATAAAAAAGGCACTAGAAGCTCGTCTACGTACACTACTGGATGAAGGACTGGAATGGGTTATTATTAGTGGACAGCAGGGCGTCGAATCTTGGAGTGCTGAAGTTGTTTTAATGCTAAAAAAGGAATATCCAAATTTAAAATATGCCGTTATAACGCCCTTTTTAGAGCAGGAGAAGAATTGGCAAGACCCTAAAAAGGAAAAGTATCAAGCATTAATTGCCCAAGCCGATTTTGTTACAAGCGTGACCAAAAAACCGTACGAAGCACCTTGGCAATTTATTGAGAAGGATAAATTTATTATTCAAAATACTGACGGTCTTTTATTAATTTACGATGAAGAAAATGAAGGTTCTCCAAAGTACATTAAACGTCTTGCAGAAAAATATATGGAATCTCATGACTATTCTCTTTTAACAATAAACGCCTATGATTTACAGGTGATAGCTGAAGAAATACAACAGCAAGACTGGTAG
- a CDS encoding DUF2179 domain-containing protein: MQSIVLILILQLVYVPFLTLRTIFLVKNITFLAAIFGMLEMLVYVFGLSLVFSGKQSMLAMGVYAVGFGLGIFLGAKIERKLAIGYVYTTINTQNKNEELVRFLRNEGFAVTIYIGEGRDSNRYKYEILTKRNREGELFQIVEQFEPNAFIISYEPKSFKGGFLLARMKAKHK, from the coding sequence ATGCAAAGTATCGTGTTAATTTTAATCCTTCAACTAGTTTATGTACCTTTTTTAACATTACGTACAATATTTTTAGTAAAGAATATTACTTTCCTTGCTGCGATATTTGGTATGTTGGAGATGTTAGTGTATGTATTTGGCCTTTCGCTCGTTTTTAGTGGAAAACAAAGTATGTTAGCTATGGGCGTTTATGCGGTTGGATTTGGATTAGGAATATTTTTAGGGGCCAAAATTGAACGTAAGCTAGCAATAGGCTATGTCTATACGACCATCAATACGCAAAATAAGAATGAGGAGCTTGTGAGATTTCTTCGTAATGAAGGGTTTGCGGTTACGATTTATATTGGGGAAGGGCGAGATAGTAATCGCTATAAATATGAAATATTAACGAAGAGGAATCGTGAGGGTGAACTCTTTCAAATAGTAGAACAGTTTGAGCCTAATGCATTTATTATCTCGTACGAACCAAAGTCATTTAAAGGTGGGTTTTTGCTTGCTCGTATGAAGGCCAAGCACAAATAA
- a CDS encoding EAL domain-containing protein: MESTMGQSIKTRSIFSFLKYLYGQHQRNSLYMKRLKALKHIIQHNDLHTYFQPIVDLQSKQTMGFEALNRPVPSVLFNSVDQFYEFVGQTDCVFLFECFCRNLSLQRFKERMHKDVKDTNFLVFLNIHPNVLVDKKYHSGETLQLLKELGIKPQQVVFELTERSAVIDFEEFERVLSHYRSQGYRIAVDDVGSGYNSLKTLIYLKPEFIKLDRSLIQFIDQNSEQQQLVTLLMKYAEQVKTKIIAEGIERQEELDYLHRIGIHYAQGYAIGKPSKEIHLGKIRVGDHEDRGSH, encoded by the coding sequence ATGGAGTCTACAATGGGACAAAGTATAAAAACAAGGAGTATATTTTCCTTTTTAAAATATTTATATGGGCAACATCAAAGAAATTCATTATATATGAAACGTTTAAAAGCGTTGAAACATATTATTCAGCATAATGATTTACATACATATTTCCAACCTATTGTAGATTTACAGTCAAAGCAAACGATGGGATTTGAAGCATTAAATCGCCCAGTTCCATCAGTATTATTTAATAGTGTGGATCAGTTCTATGAGTTTGTTGGGCAAACAGATTGTGTTTTTTTATTTGAGTGTTTTTGTAGGAATCTTTCCTTACAGCGTTTCAAGGAGCGTATGCATAAAGATGTGAAGGATACGAACTTCTTAGTATTTCTTAATATACATCCGAATGTGTTAGTAGATAAAAAATATCACAGTGGAGAAACGCTACAATTACTTAAGGAGCTGGGCATTAAACCTCAGCAGGTAGTATTTGAATTAACAGAGCGCAGTGCTGTAATAGATTTTGAGGAATTCGAACGGGTGTTGTCACATTATCGATCACAAGGTTATCGCATTGCAGTAGACGATGTAGGCTCAGGTTATAATAGCTTGAAAACTCTTATTTATTTAAAGCCAGAATTTATTAAACTTGATCGTTCGTTAATTCAATTTATCGATCAAAATAGCGAGCAGCAACAGCTCGTTACCTTATTGATGAAATATGCTGAACAGGTGAAAACAAAAATTATCGCTGAGGGGATTGAACGACAAGAAGAGCTTGATTATCTGCATCGTATAGGCATTCATTATGCACAAGGTTATGCGATAGGAAAGCCATCAAAGGAAATACATTTGGGAAAAATAAGGGTGGGTGACCATGAAGATAGGGGAAGTCATTGA
- a CDS encoding GGDEF domain-containing protein — MKIGEVIEKVPCIDEFVKNNEVDVLFMSNPSLRSIVVVRDEKPIGHITRTHFYQKIGTRYGYHLFMGRQNQLIMKENPLIVDRNTPITEVSTLAMSRPPEDLYDDVVVTKNNLYDGLVSIRELLLKLVDTQVAIASFLNPLSSLPGNKLIDEKLEEALQLSQYSLIYFDLDHFKSYNDTYGFNKGDKILMYLTDILKRHICGMEDFLGHIGGDDFVAILPHYEVEKICQKIIDDFDANIVSFYELEDLVCVQVANRAGELEPLTCTTLSIAVITNEYQYFNSVEQLSNAVTHIKKQCKKIAGSCYLINKQQTYFVH, encoded by the coding sequence ATGAAGATAGGGGAAGTCATTGAAAAGGTTCCGTGTATTGATGAATTTGTGAAAAATAACGAAGTAGATGTACTTTTTATGAGTAATCCTTCATTGCGAAGCATTGTAGTAGTTCGTGATGAAAAACCAATTGGACATATTACACGTACACATTTCTATCAAAAAATTGGTACTCGCTATGGCTATCATTTATTTATGGGACGCCAAAATCAACTTATCATGAAAGAAAACCCTTTAATTGTAGATCGTAATACACCAATTACTGAAGTGAGTACACTAGCTATGTCTAGACCTCCTGAAGATTTATATGATGATGTCGTTGTCACAAAAAATAACTTATATGATGGTTTAGTTAGTATTCGAGAGTTACTATTAAAGCTTGTTGATACACAAGTAGCCATTGCAAGCTTCTTAAATCCTTTAAGTAGTCTTCCCGGGAATAAATTAATTGATGAAAAGCTAGAGGAAGCATTACAGCTATCACAATATAGCTTAATCTATTTTGATTTAGATCATTTTAAATCCTATAATGACACATATGGTTTTAATAAAGGTGATAAAATTTTAATGTATTTAACAGATATACTAAAAAGACATATCTGTGGGATGGAAGATTTTTTAGGGCATATAGGTGGCGACGATTTTGTTGCCATTCTACCTCATTATGAAGTAGAAAAGATTTGTCAAAAGATTATAGATGACTTTGATGCCAATATTGTAAGTTTTTATGAGCTTGAGGATTTAGTATGTGTTCAAGTGGCCAATAGAGCAGGTGAACTAGAACCTTTAACATGTACGACCTTATCTATCGCCGTTATTACAAACGAATATCAGTATTTTAATTCCGTTGAACAATTGTCCAATGCGGTCACACATATCAAAAAGCAGTGTAAAAAAATCGCAGGAAGCTGTTACCTCATTAATAAACAACAAACCTACTTCGTCCATTAA
- a CDS encoding protein-export chaperone SecB, translated as MSAPIFEFKGYTINNLIYSKSKIEGMKFTDPDENLEFEANHGFTDDFSKGKLGLKVQLASKENDSFLILEVDGFFDIDSGLLKDDEGNERDISDVHHIFIVNAAAILYPYLRSIVSMVTGLDNSNNIILPTINLRNLSMEN; from the coding sequence ATGTCAGCACCTATTTTTGAATTTAAAGGATATACAATAAATAACTTAATATATTCCAAAAGTAAGATTGAAGGTATGAAATTTACTGATCCAGATGAAAATTTAGAATTTGAGGCTAATCACGGATTTACAGATGATTTTTCTAAGGGGAAATTAGGTTTAAAAGTTCAACTAGCTTCAAAAGAAAACGATTCATTTCTAATATTAGAAGTAGATGGTTTCTTTGATATTGACTCAGGTTTATTAAAGGACGATGAAGGAAACGAAAGGGATATTTCAGATGTTCATCATATATTTATAGTGAATGCAGCTGCTATTTTATATCCTTATTTAAGAAGTATAGTTTCTATGGTAACAGGATTGGATAATTCCAATAATATTATATTACCTACAATAAATTTGCGGAATTTATCAATGGAAAATTAA
- a CDS encoding YitT family protein produces the protein MYFFTKSLVIIIGSISLSLGINLFLTPYEILDGGVVGLALILHYLYKLKIGLMIIVISIPIFIIAWFKYRAYFFNSIHGLIMSSFIIDLLKPVRNLVQIDALYSAILGGILVGFGIGLMLRFQTSTGGTDLIAQFICDKTGINVGILIFFIDSIVIVIGGFLLSTSTFLLSIITVLVVGITTSIITSRA, from the coding sequence ATGTATTTCTTTACAAAAAGTCTTGTCATTATAATAGGAAGTATTTCTTTGTCGTTAGGAATTAATTTATTTTTAACGCCTTATGAAATATTAGATGGAGGAGTAGTTGGATTAGCGCTAATTTTACATTATTTATATAAGCTAAAAATCGGTTTAATGATTATTGTCATTAGTATTCCCATTTTTATTATCGCTTGGTTTAAATATAGAGCCTATTTTTTCAATAGTATACATGGCTTAATAATGTCTTCCTTCATTATTGATTTATTAAAGCCTGTCCGTAATCTTGTTCAAATTGATGCGCTTTACAGTGCGATTCTTGGAGGCATTCTTGTAGGGTTTGGAATTGGTCTGATGTTGCGATTTCAGACAAGCACTGGAGGGACAGACTTAATCGCTCAATTTATCTGTGATAAAACAGGTATTAATGTGGGGATATTAATATTTTTTATCGATTCCATCGTTATTGTTATAGGCGGCTTCCTATTATCCACTTCAACCTTTCTATTATCCATTATTACCGTTTTAGTAGTAGGTATTACAACAAGCATCATTACTAGTCGAGCTTAA
- a CDS encoding amidase yields the protein MTTDLHLKSVEELAPLLASKTLSPVELTKAILDFAEESQPKINSYMAFYREEALAKAKEIEQEILQGHYKGMYHGIPMALKDNLYFKDKITTMSSKIHKDFVSHYDATVVEKLRDAGVIFTGKLSMHEYAWGITNNNPHYGPVRNPWDLDKIPGGSSGGSGAAVAAGASVASLGTDTAGSIRIPSSACGIVGLKPTHGRVSKYGCYPLAWSLDHIGPMTKTVKDAAGLLEVIAGFDHRDPTCIDVPTDDYVQQLSGDIKDLVIGINEEYFFKNVDAEVEKAVRANIQSLVDQGAKVEVVRIPSLQYAEWAELVTSLSEAAAIHHSDLQKRPQGFGDDIRLLFELGELPSAVDYLQAQQVRRQIKQEFTEIFNEVDVLITPTLPVVASTIGDDFAELNGQKVDLIDNIIRFTGPSNLTGLPALSVPCGFKGNLPIGLQIIGPAFKEGRILNVGYAVEQTNPLRNRKPNIFINI from the coding sequence TTGACAACTGATTTACATTTAAAATCCGTTGAAGAGCTGGCACCTTTACTTGCATCGAAGACGCTCTCCCCCGTGGAATTAACAAAAGCTATTTTAGACTTTGCTGAGGAAAGTCAGCCGAAAATTAATTCCTATATGGCATTTTATCGGGAAGAAGCATTAGCAAAGGCAAAAGAAATTGAACAGGAGATTCTCCAAGGCCACTATAAAGGTATGTATCATGGAATTCCTATGGCCTTAAAGGATAACTTGTATTTTAAAGATAAAATAACAACGATGTCCTCAAAAATTCATAAGGACTTCGTTTCTCATTATGATGCAACAGTTGTTGAAAAGCTTCGAGACGCTGGCGTTATATTCACCGGAAAATTAAGCATGCATGAATACGCATGGGGCATTACCAATAACAACCCTCATTACGGACCTGTTCGCAACCCATGGGATTTAGATAAAATTCCTGGTGGTTCAAGCGGAGGCTCTGGAGCAGCTGTTGCGGCTGGGGCAAGCGTAGCTTCACTAGGGACGGATACAGCAGGCTCCATTCGAATTCCTTCTTCTGCTTGTGGCATAGTTGGGTTAAAACCTACACACGGTCGTGTAAGTAAATATGGCTGTTATCCTTTAGCATGGAGCTTAGATCATATTGGTCCAATGACAAAGACCGTAAAGGATGCAGCAGGCTTGCTTGAAGTCATTGCTGGCTTTGACCATCGAGACCCTACTTGCATTGATGTCCCAACGGACGACTATGTGCAGCAATTATCTGGAGATATTAAGGATTTAGTGATTGGAATTAATGAAGAATACTTCTTTAAAAATGTGGATGCTGAAGTGGAAAAAGCTGTACGAGCAAACATTCAAAGCTTAGTGGATCAAGGTGCAAAAGTAGAAGTGGTCCGAATTCCTTCTTTACAATATGCAGAATGGGCGGAGCTTGTTACGTCCCTTTCAGAGGCAGCAGCTATACACCATTCAGATTTACAAAAGCGACCACAAGGTTTTGGGGATGATATACGTCTACTATTTGAGCTTGGTGAATTACCTTCTGCAGTTGATTACCTACAAGCTCAACAGGTACGACGTCAAATTAAGCAAGAGTTTACTGAAATTTTTAATGAGGTAGATGTACTCATTACCCCTACCCTACCAGTTGTGGCAAGTACGATTGGCGATGATTTCGCAGAGTTGAATGGTCAAAAAGTGGATTTAATTGATAATATTATTCGCTTTACTGGCCCTAGCAACTTAACAGGATTACCTGCACTTTCCGTTCCTTGCGGCTTCAAAGGGAACTTACCAATTGGCTTACAAATTATAGGGCCTGCCTTTAAAGAAGGACGTATATTAAATGTAGGATATGCAGTTGAACAAACTAACCCATTACGAAATAGAAAGCCGAATATTTTTATTAATATTTAA
- a CDS encoding DUF2252 family protein has product MEHALLEQVKHTRIHLRKGQLETIFEEFDVQRMRLTEAQRLEKYRKMLESPFRFFRGSAYLFYFDMAKTTSIFHTPNSRPTWIQGDMHMDNFGAFQNEAGTIVFDVNDFDEGYVGSYLYDIIRMSVSIALYLEEQGLHKATQETAIQYFLNSYIDQLKRFQRKKDDPLTLMFTKDNTKGPAKKLLKKLEKRPHSLFLEDISYKSEDGQRAFLWNDEIQPVSSEEYSAIANALPTYKIKDIAYKHGSGTASIGLKRYYILVEDKKITSEENDLVLEMKEVRTAIPAYFLPYQEQFWDHYEHQGARVVGTQKAMHHLEDPHLAYITMNNQEFYIRERSPYKKKIKPKNYKDLEDYFTTTSLMGKIAAKIHARADIDYSHVFTYHSEEEILKAIGKDRTIFIEQTILQAMSYKEIVYTDFDIFKSFVETKFNFKKDLGY; this is encoded by the coding sequence ATGGAGCATGCTTTATTAGAACAGGTTAAACATACTAGAATACATTTAAGAAAAGGGCAATTAGAAACAATCTTTGAGGAATTTGATGTGCAGCGAATGAGATTAACAGAGGCACAGCGCCTAGAAAAATATCGCAAAATGCTAGAAAGTCCATTCCGCTTTTTCCGTGGAAGTGCCTATCTATTTTACTTTGATATGGCAAAGACTACCTCTATCTTCCATACTCCTAACAGTAGGCCAACTTGGATTCAAGGTGATATGCATATGGACAACTTTGGGGCCTTTCAAAATGAAGCAGGCACCATTGTCTTTGATGTCAATGATTTCGATGAGGGCTATGTCGGCTCTTATTTATACGATATTATTCGAATGAGCGTCAGTATTGCACTCTATTTAGAAGAACAAGGCTTACATAAGGCAACCCAAGAAACGGCTATTCAATATTTTCTCAATAGCTATATCGATCAACTAAAACGGTTTCAGCGCAAAAAAGATGATCCACTAACACTGATGTTTACAAAGGATAATACTAAAGGACCTGCTAAAAAACTTTTGAAAAAGCTTGAAAAACGTCCACACTCTCTTTTTTTAGAGGATATTTCATATAAGAGTGAAGATGGCCAACGAGCTTTTTTATGGAATGATGAAATTCAACCAGTCTCTTCAGAGGAATACAGTGCCATAGCAAACGCACTTCCAACTTATAAAATTAAGGATATTGCTTATAAGCATGGCTCTGGCACAGCTTCTATCGGTCTAAAACGTTACTATATTTTAGTGGAAGATAAAAAAATTACATCTGAAGAGAATGATTTAGTGCTAGAAATGAAAGAAGTACGTACAGCGATTCCTGCCTATTTCCTCCCCTATCAAGAGCAATTTTGGGATCATTATGAGCACCAAGGAGCACGTGTTGTGGGTACACAAAAAGCTATGCATCATTTAGAGGACCCTCATTTAGCCTATATCACGATGAATAACCAAGAATTTTATATTCGAGAACGCTCTCCTTATAAAAAGAAGATTAAGCCTAAAAACTATAAGGATTTAGAGGATTATTTTACAACAACATCACTTATGGGAAAAATAGCTGCCAAAATACATGCTCGCGCTGATATCGATTATTCTCATGTTTTTACCTATCACAGCGAGGAAGAGATTTTAAAGGCTATAGGTAAAGATCGTACTATATTTATTGAGCAGACAATTTTACAAGCCATGAGCTACAAGGAAATAGTCTACACAGACTTTGACATATTTAAAAGCTTTGTTGAAACAAAATTCAATTTTAAAAAGGACCTCGGCTATTAG
- a CDS encoding L-cystine transporter: protein MSNLQIILNVAVLLVFVGILFIMNKKHVKFSNRVFAGLGLGIVLGLGLHFIYGIDSEVLAKTTSWYNIIGTGYVKLLQMVAMPLVFISILIAFTKMKIGKNFGKMAALILAILIGTTAVSAAVGILSATVFDLDATHILQGEAETARGQYLEEKTTGLAAPDLPTQIVELFPANPFLDLTGARSTSTIAVVIFSAFLGFAYLRVARKDEGTAATIKKGLDAIYALVMGVVTIILRLTPYGILAIMARTVATSDFGAIYNLGKFVIASYAALIIVFLVHLLILTLSGLNPVTYVKKSAETLLFAFTSRSSAGTLPMNIKTQTGRLGVSEGIANFSGSFGLSIGQNGCAGVYPAMLAIMIAPTVGINPLDPVFIITVIAVVAVSSFGVAGVGGGATFAAILVLSALDLPVALAGVLISVEPLIDMGRTALNVSGSMTAGVTTARITKELDTEMYNNKELGAQVADL from the coding sequence TTGTCGAATTTACAAATCATTCTTAACGTAGCAGTGTTGCTTGTGTTCGTTGGAATTTTATTTATTATGAATAAAAAACACGTCAAATTTTCAAATCGTGTTTTTGCAGGCTTAGGTTTAGGGATTGTACTTGGCCTTGGACTTCATTTTATCTATGGTATAGATTCTGAAGTACTAGCCAAAACAACTTCTTGGTACAATATTATAGGTACTGGGTATGTTAAACTGCTACAAATGGTTGCAATGCCTTTAGTATTCATCTCCATTTTAATTGCCTTTACAAAAATGAAAATTGGCAAAAACTTTGGGAAAATGGCAGCTCTTATTTTAGCCATTTTAATTGGTACAACAGCCGTTTCGGCAGCAGTAGGTATTCTTTCTGCAACGGTATTTGATTTAGATGCAACACATATTTTACAAGGTGAAGCAGAAACAGCTCGAGGACAATATCTTGAGGAAAAAACAACTGGCTTAGCAGCACCGGATTTACCAACTCAAATTGTTGAGCTATTCCCAGCAAATCCCTTCCTTGATTTAACTGGAGCTCGTTCAACTTCAACAATTGCTGTAGTAATTTTCTCAGCATTCCTTGGTTTTGCTTACTTACGTGTGGCACGTAAAGATGAAGGGACAGCAGCTACAATTAAAAAAGGCTTAGATGCTATTTATGCACTAGTAATGGGTGTTGTAACAATCATTTTACGTTTAACACCATATGGAATTTTAGCTATTATGGCTCGTACGGTTGCAACATCAGATTTCGGTGCCATTTATAATTTAGGTAAGTTTGTGATTGCTTCTTATGCGGCGCTAATAATTGTTTTCTTAGTACATTTATTAATCCTAACATTAAGTGGATTAAACCCAGTTACGTACGTGAAAAAATCAGCGGAAACATTGTTATTTGCCTTTACATCACGTTCAAGTGCTGGTACTTTACCAATGAACATTAAAACGCAAACAGGCCGTCTTGGGGTATCTGAAGGTATCGCAAACTTCTCAGGTTCATTTGGTTTATCAATCGGCCAAAATGGCTGTGCTGGAGTATACCCTGCTATGTTAGCGATTATGATCGCACCTACAGTAGGTATTAATCCTCTTGATCCTGTGTTCATTATTACAGTTATCGCAGTAGTAGCCGTTAGCTCCTTTGGTGTAGCAGGTGTTGGTGGTGGTGCAACATTTGCAGCGATCCTTGTACTTTCAGCTCTTGACTTACCAGTTGCACTTGCAGGTGTATTAATCTCTGTTGAGCCTTTGATCGATATGGGACGTACAGCTTTAAATGTAAGTGGTTCAATGACTGCTGGTGTTACAACAGCACGTATTACAAAAGAACTTGATACAGAAATGTATAATAATAAAGAATTAGGTGCGCAAGTAGCAGACCTATAA
- a CDS encoding PucR family transcriptional regulator, giving the protein MNVENFLQLPITKDFTVVAGHNGLHKAVQNVEILDFEFSPDIPHVRDTIFTPHSVVLSSLLFAKQKPEYLLNAVKNLIELGASALAYKPVIFKDLPEEVLTYAEEQNFPILRFGGDEFFEKIILETMAYAKTQDYSFFLETILRRLMEEDVTQEQIKSILQQLNKPFEKYVFAANLRTSDPLHHSSMQSIFSLEPLLKSGLICSYKQSLFIIMTHASQQFQFEKVLDEWLALYAIPTDTITFGYSSSYDTETGLPSALREAFFASILAEIDRLPSCHYNNLASERLLIELYRKDRTFAMDYVNSFLAPLLDDKADSDLMETAKTYIIKKGNIKEVAVAQFCHPNTIRYRMAKIRQLVALEDNDYVFYEHLAAAVKLYLLHSKLTVE; this is encoded by the coding sequence ATGAATGTAGAGAATTTTTTACAATTACCGATTACTAAGGATTTCACCGTTGTAGCTGGGCACAACGGTTTGCATAAAGCTGTTCAAAATGTGGAAATTTTAGACTTTGAATTTTCACCGGACATACCCCATGTTCGAGATACGATTTTCACGCCCCATAGTGTTGTTTTAAGTAGTTTATTGTTTGCAAAACAAAAACCAGAGTATTTATTAAATGCTGTCAAAAATTTGATTGAGCTAGGGGCGAGTGCCTTAGCTTATAAGCCTGTCATTTTCAAGGACTTGCCTGAAGAAGTTTTGACTTACGCTGAAGAGCAAAATTTCCCTATACTTAGATTCGGTGGAGATGAATTTTTTGAAAAAATTATTTTAGAAACGATGGCCTATGCCAAGACACAGGATTACTCATTCTTTTTAGAAACTATTTTACGAAGATTAATGGAAGAAGATGTTACGCAAGAGCAAATCAAATCCATTTTACAGCAACTTAATAAGCCCTTTGAAAAATATGTATTTGCAGCAAATTTGCGTACAAGTGACCCACTCCATCATAGCTCGATGCAATCTATTTTTTCATTAGAACCATTATTAAAATCGGGTCTAATTTGTTCCTATAAACAAAGCCTTTTCATTATCATGACACATGCATCTCAGCAGTTTCAATTTGAAAAAGTTTTAGATGAATGGTTAGCTCTATACGCCATACCAACTGATACAATCACCTTTGGCTATAGTAGTAGCTACGATACCGAAACAGGATTACCCAGCGCCTTACGCGAAGCTTTCTTTGCCAGTATTTTAGCTGAAATTGATAGACTACCTAGCTGTCATTATAACAATCTCGCATCTGAACGCTTATTAATTGAGTTGTATCGTAAAGATCGAACATTTGCAATGGACTACGTAAATTCCTTTTTAGCCCCATTACTTGATGATAAGGCTGATTCAGATTTAATGGAAACTGCCAAAACCTATATCATTAAGAAAGGAAATATTAAGGAAGTCGCAGTGGCACAGTTCTGTCACCCCAATACAATTCGCTATCGTATGGCTAAAATACGTCAATTAGTAGCACTAGAAGATAATGATTATGTTTTTTATGAACACCTAGCTGCAGCCGTTAAATTGTACTTATTACATAGTAAATTGACTGTCGAATAA
- a CDS encoding DMT family transporter, protein MKTYIADGMLLITAIVWGSGFVITAIALEYLTAYQVMAGRFLLASIILTVLFGSRLKKASKSVIWKGALLGTILYIAFALQTVGLQYTTPSKNAFLTAVNVIIVPLIAYAVYKRRIDGYEIIGSIMAIVGIGFLSLQGSLTMNVGDALSLACAVAFAFDIFCTNLFVQKEDAIALTIIQFLTASLIGVLVVISQGEIPTSFEKEAIYSLIYLGIFSTTIAYLFQNVANQYTTATKAAIILSTESFFGMVLSVIFLHEILTSRMVVGAVLILLAILIAEVKPAHPKKKLMKTLENQTPK, encoded by the coding sequence ATGAAAACTTACATAGCAGATGGCATGCTATTGATTACTGCAATCGTGTGGGGCAGTGGATTTGTTATTACAGCCATTGCCTTAGAATATTTAACAGCTTATCAAGTAATGGCTGGTAGATTTTTATTAGCTTCGATTATATTAACCGTTCTATTTGGCTCTCGATTAAAAAAAGCTTCAAAATCGGTTATTTGGAAAGGAGCTTTATTAGGGACCATTCTATATATAGCATTCGCCCTTCAAACAGTCGGACTTCAGTATACAACACCTTCTAAAAATGCCTTTTTAACTGCCGTAAATGTTATTATTGTTCCTTTAATTGCCTATGCGGTTTATAAGCGCCGCATTGATGGCTATGAAATCATTGGTTCGATAATGGCAATCGTTGGAATTGGCTTTTTATCATTACAGGGCTCATTGACAATGAATGTGGGTGATGCACTTTCTTTAGCTTGTGCCGTTGCTTTTGCATTTGACATTTTTTGTACAAACCTTTTTGTTCAAAAGGAAGATGCCATTGCTCTTACTATTATTCAGTTTCTCACGGCCTCCCTTATAGGTGTTCTAGTCGTCATTAGCCAAGGCGAAATCCCAACATCATTTGAAAAAGAAGCAATCTATTCTCTTATTTATCTAGGAATTTTTTCTACGACGATTGCTTATCTATTCCAAAATGTGGCCAATCAATACACAACGGCCACTAAAGCTGCGATTATCCTATCGACTGAATCTTTCTTCGGTATGGTACTATCCGTCATCTTCTTGCATGAAATTTTAACAAGCCGTATGGTCGTAGGCGCAGTGCTCATTTTATTGGCTATACTAATTGCCGAAGTCAAACCAGCACATCCTAAAAAGAAGCTTATGAAAACACTAGAAAATCAAACGCCAAAATAG